One Rhodococcus sp. P1Y DNA window includes the following coding sequences:
- a CDS encoding acyl-CoA synthetase: protein MRLSDYLDKGVSLGRDAPCLTVGDTTSTYGEVYDRTVAIAAALQHTGVDTGDRVAVLSGNDPLALTCVFGISRAGAVWCPINPRNEADENRQLFDLFGCRFLFFQKAFADLVTRIKDQLPQLEWLVCIDGDVPGALSVDQWLAENGGELDSARRPADGLAMIAGTGGTTGRPKGVRLTEDNMMVSTASALMSYPFGDRPRYLALAPLTHSAGVLTFPILSLGGHVVVMPAPDVGKFLSLIEYHRITHAFLPPTVIYGILDHPELDATDLSSLRCLWYGAAPMSPTRLEEALTRIGPVLGQLFGQTEAPNMIATLAPAEHFRSDGSIFTERLSSAGKPTPLTTVAIMNETGTLLGRGERGEIVVRGPLVMPGYHENPDATAEVSAYGWHHTGDIGYLDEDNYLFVVDRAKDMIITGGFNVYSAEVEQALLAHPAVKESAVVGLPDAKWGERVTAAVQLRPDQDVTDVELIAFVKTRIGSTKAPKEIHIWDDLPRSKVGKVLKTEVRSTLNHSSASKGTTP, encoded by the coding sequence ATGCGTCTGTCCGACTATCTCGACAAGGGGGTCTCGCTCGGGCGGGATGCCCCGTGCCTCACCGTCGGTGACACCACCAGCACCTACGGCGAGGTGTACGACCGAACGGTAGCGATCGCCGCTGCACTGCAACACACTGGAGTCGACACCGGAGATCGCGTCGCCGTGCTTTCGGGCAACGATCCGCTCGCGCTGACGTGCGTGTTCGGAATCTCGCGAGCAGGCGCGGTGTGGTGTCCGATCAATCCGCGCAACGAAGCCGACGAAAACCGACAGCTGTTCGATCTGTTCGGATGCCGGTTCCTGTTCTTCCAGAAAGCCTTTGCCGACCTGGTGACACGAATCAAGGATCAACTACCGCAATTGGAGTGGTTGGTCTGCATCGACGGCGACGTCCCCGGCGCACTGTCTGTCGATCAGTGGCTCGCCGAGAACGGCGGCGAGCTCGACTCCGCTCGTCGTCCAGCCGACGGACTCGCCATGATCGCCGGCACCGGAGGCACCACCGGCAGGCCGAAGGGAGTACGCCTCACCGAGGACAACATGATGGTCTCGACGGCATCCGCGCTGATGAGTTACCCCTTCGGCGATCGGCCTCGCTACCTGGCGCTTGCTCCGCTCACTCACTCGGCAGGCGTGCTGACGTTCCCCATACTCAGCCTTGGCGGACATGTCGTCGTGATGCCTGCACCCGATGTCGGAAAGTTTCTGTCCCTCATCGAATATCACCGCATCACGCACGCCTTTCTTCCACCGACGGTCATCTACGGCATCCTCGATCACCCCGAGCTAGACGCGACCGACCTGTCCTCCCTCCGATGCCTCTGGTACGGGGCGGCGCCCATGTCACCCACACGATTGGAAGAAGCACTGACCCGAATCGGGCCGGTACTCGGACAGTTGTTCGGCCAGACGGAGGCACCGAACATGATCGCGACTCTGGCCCCGGCCGAACATTTTCGGAGTGACGGATCCATCTTCACCGAGCGGCTGAGCTCCGCGGGCAAGCCGACTCCACTGACGACCGTGGCGATCATGAACGAGACAGGCACTCTGCTGGGGCGTGGAGAACGGGGAGAGATCGTCGTCCGAGGTCCGCTGGTGATGCCTGGATATCACGAGAACCCCGACGCCACCGCCGAAGTCAGTGCATACGGCTGGCACCACACGGGCGATATCGGCTACCTCGACGAGGACAACTACCTCTTCGTGGTCGACCGGGCGAAGGACATGATCATCACCGGAGGGTTCAACGTCTACTCCGCCGAGGTGGAACAAGCCCTGCTTGCGCACCCCGCGGTCAAGGAGAGCGCCGTCGTCGGGTTGCCCGACGCCAAGTGGGGCGAAAGAGTCACCGCTGCGGTGCAACTCCGTCCTGATCAGGACGTCACCGACGTCGAACTCATCGCCTTCGTCAAGACTCGAATCGGAAGTACGAAGGCACCCAAAGAGATACACATCTGGGACGATCTCCCAAGATCCAAGGTCGGCAAAGTTCTGAAGACCGAAGTGCGCTCCACCCTGAATCATTCGTCAGCATCGAAAGGAACCACACCATGA
- a CDS encoding DUF5938 domain-containing protein, producing the protein MPTDKRVVVYGASGYTGRLICEYLREYNIPFLAAGRDHDRVKSIVDAVPGIDTVEYDIVEVEHTKEALVDAFRGAEVVLNTVGPFSRWGHAVVEACLEIGAHYTDTNGEQDWMIDVEKRYGADFAAQKLVLTPGLAQMYSIGEIAANICLETPGLDTLDIQVFWKGHPTVASTNTILTNAAFSKAYFLEQNEYVEWPAEEGVYQVVVPGQHDLGLALPWGGTSHPVWFKNDPRVANARALGGVINRPLMLAVPQIIKAALEQMEGKTDAEKYQIIDTVSASVRSETPPRENPRINTSLDSVYASGPLGRVHTVIHGNCNYKQTALLNAYAASHLLQAPPRAVGFASSCQAFGHRELLGVLRAFGLVLDPIVTAHS; encoded by the coding sequence ATGCCAACCGACAAGCGCGTCGTCGTCTACGGAGCGTCGGGATACACCGGTCGTCTGATCTGTGAATACCTGCGGGAGTACAACATTCCGTTCCTGGCCGCCGGACGAGACCACGATCGCGTGAAGAGCATCGTCGACGCAGTCCCCGGGATCGACACCGTCGAGTACGACATCGTCGAGGTCGAACACACCAAGGAAGCGCTGGTCGACGCCTTCCGTGGTGCCGAGGTCGTGCTGAACACCGTCGGACCGTTCTCACGGTGGGGACACGCTGTTGTCGAAGCATGCCTCGAGATCGGCGCGCACTACACCGACACCAACGGCGAACAAGACTGGATGATCGATGTCGAGAAGCGCTACGGCGCAGACTTCGCCGCCCAGAAACTCGTTCTCACACCCGGTTTGGCTCAGATGTACAGCATCGGCGAAATTGCTGCGAACATCTGTCTCGAAACTCCGGGGCTCGACACGCTGGACATCCAGGTGTTCTGGAAGGGTCACCCGACGGTCGCATCGACCAACACCATCCTCACGAACGCAGCATTCTCGAAGGCGTACTTTCTCGAGCAGAACGAGTACGTCGAGTGGCCTGCCGAGGAGGGTGTCTACCAGGTCGTGGTTCCGGGCCAGCACGACCTAGGCCTCGCGCTCCCCTGGGGTGGAACGTCCCACCCAGTGTGGTTCAAGAACGATCCGCGTGTCGCGAACGCGCGTGCCCTCGGCGGCGTCATCAACCGTCCGCTGATGCTCGCCGTACCTCAGATCATCAAGGCCGCACTGGAGCAGATGGAGGGCAAGACCGACGCCGAGAAGTACCAGATCATCGACACTGTGTCGGCATCCGTGCGCAGTGAGACGCCCCCACGCGAGAACCCGCGCATCAACACCTCGCTCGATTCGGTGTACGCCTCGGGCCCACTCGGCCGCGTGCACACCGTTATTCACGGCAACTGCAACTACAAGCAGACCGCACTGCTCAACGCCTATGCGGCCTCGCACCTGCTCCAAGCACCGCCTCGCGCAGTAGGATTCGCCTCCAGCTGCCAAGCTTTCGGACACCGCGAACTTCTCGGAGTACTGCGTGCGTTCGGATTGGTCCTCGATCCCATCGTCACCGCGCACAGCTGA
- a CDS encoding TetR/AcrR family transcriptional regulator, with protein MTQVADPRARIEERARNKFESKRTELAQATLHTLAELGYARTSLREIAQNSEYSHGVLHYYFTDKLDLITHAVRQYEAICVSRYDEVVVGAADAEQLLTDFSDTYFGTLVSDARIHRLWYDLRNQALFDETFRDDVLEIEERREEMIWRVVSRYCELRDTAPTVDRASAYVLLDGIFQRALLHQFAGNDDQIAYARTQLANAFVVMTP; from the coding sequence ATGACCCAGGTTGCCGATCCGCGCGCCCGGATCGAAGAGCGCGCACGGAACAAGTTCGAGTCCAAGCGCACCGAGTTGGCTCAGGCCACGCTGCATACGCTCGCCGAGCTGGGCTATGCGCGGACGTCGCTACGGGAGATCGCGCAGAATTCCGAGTACTCGCATGGGGTGCTGCACTACTACTTCACCGACAAGCTCGACCTGATCACTCATGCCGTCCGTCAGTACGAGGCCATTTGCGTGAGTCGCTACGACGAGGTGGTGGTCGGCGCCGCCGATGCGGAGCAGTTGCTCACCGACTTCTCCGACACCTACTTCGGCACGCTGGTCTCGGACGCCCGAATTCATCGGCTGTGGTACGACCTGCGGAACCAAGCCCTGTTCGACGAGACGTTCCGAGACGACGTGCTCGAGATCGAGGAGCGACGCGAGGAGATGATCTGGCGCGTCGTCAGTCGCTACTGCGAGCTGCGCGATACGGCACCCACGGTCGATCGTGCCAGCGCCTACGTTCTATTGGATGGAATTTTCCAGCGAGCACTTCTGCATCAGTTCGCCGGAAACGACGACCAGATCGCGTACGCCAGGACGCAACTTGCCAACGCATTCGTCGTCATGACCCCGTAG
- a CDS encoding carboxymuconolactone decarboxylase family protein, translated as MSSETSAAGRRVPIDKAHPAVYQAQLGVAKAVRHATAEVGFDRRTVELLNVRISQINRCAFCLDVHVGAALAAGESTQRIAVLTAWRETSLFSPREQAALTLAESITTLPDAHTQERDYEYAHSILSDDEISAVSWVAVAMNAFNRLSIVSAHQVRAR; from the coding sequence GTGAGCTCAGAGACAAGCGCTGCGGGACGTCGGGTGCCCATCGACAAGGCCCATCCTGCGGTGTATCAAGCGCAATTGGGCGTGGCCAAAGCAGTTCGGCACGCCACCGCCGAAGTGGGCTTCGACCGCAGAACCGTCGAGCTGCTCAATGTTCGCATCTCGCAGATCAATCGATGTGCGTTCTGCCTCGACGTGCACGTCGGTGCCGCCCTCGCGGCCGGTGAGTCGACGCAGCGGATCGCTGTGCTGACGGCGTGGCGTGAGACCAGTCTGTTCAGCCCCCGCGAGCAGGCCGCTCTCACTCTGGCGGAGTCCATTACAACGCTGCCCGACGCTCACACCCAGGAGCGTGACTACGAGTACGCGCACTCGATTCTGTCGGACGACGAGATATCGGCTGTGAGTTGGGTTGCGGTCGCGATGAACGCTTTCAATCGCTTGTCCATCGTCAGCGCGCATCAGGTCCGAGCTCGCTGA
- a CDS encoding GNAT family N-acetyltransferase yields MSTPSETTTSVAHEPDLQRYTISVDGTPAGFTQYRDREAQRIFFHTEIDDAYAGHGLSGKLVSYALDDVRRAGLRVVGVCPLVAKFLRKHSEYDDLADPVTQDALDFIRSATS; encoded by the coding sequence ATGTCGACACCATCCGAGACCACCACGTCCGTCGCACATGAACCCGATCTTCAGCGATACACAATTTCGGTGGACGGCACGCCTGCCGGGTTCACTCAGTACCGCGACCGGGAAGCGCAGCGGATTTTCTTCCACACCGAAATCGACGACGCCTACGCCGGACACGGGCTAAGCGGAAAACTCGTTTCCTACGCTCTGGACGATGTCCGACGTGCCGGACTGCGAGTGGTGGGCGTGTGCCCACTCGTCGCGAAATTCCTTCGCAAGCATTCCGAGTACGACGACCTCGCAGATCCGGTAACCCAGGACGCACTTGACTTCATCCGGTCAGCCACGTCGTAG
- a CDS encoding ABC transporter substrate-binding protein yields MPLGRGCHRRARRRHADPPGQRHLRTVGRATSRHGPRRPARASFGAHRHRIQGGHRRRNPRHRAPEEIWSTPWRDAITIVGTSLGLEDQSRELVADLDQQVAQAGSEHPEFEGKTIAYVSEAADIYYLLLPSDPRVELLENLGFTSDPSVTELATGESPFSTTVSAEFLSKIAADVAFTQVDTEEALQSFLSSDSSRQIPAVADGAVAGFVGQEAGAAIGPTALSIPFFLPTLVDGLAKATATANG; encoded by the coding sequence ATACCCCTGGGTCGCGGATGCCATCGACGAGCTCGGCGGAGACATGCCGACCCTCCTGGACAACGCCACTTACGAACTGTCGGTCGAGCAACTTCTCGCCACGGACCCCGACGTCCTGCTCGCGCCTCATTCGGGGCTCACCGACACCGAATACAAGGCGGTCACCGACGCCGGAATCCCCGTCATCGCGCCCCCGAAGAGATCTGGTCGACGCCGTGGCGCGACGCCATCACGATCGTCGGAACTTCCCTCGGGCTGGAAGACCAATCGCGCGAACTGGTCGCAGACCTGGATCAGCAAGTGGCGCAGGCGGGTTCGGAGCATCCCGAGTTCGAGGGCAAGACCATCGCCTACGTCTCGGAAGCGGCAGACATCTACTACCTCCTTTTGCCTTCGGACCCGCGCGTCGAGCTGCTCGAAAATCTCGGGTTTACCTCGGATCCGTCGGTCACCGAGCTCGCGACCGGTGAGTCACCGTTCTCCACGACGGTCTCCGCGGAGTTCCTCTCGAAGATCGCAGCGGACGTAGCGTTCACACAGGTCGACACCGAGGAAGCCCTCCAGTCCTTCCTGTCCTCCGACAGTTCCAGACAGATCCCTGCTGTCGCCGACGGTGCCGTCGCAGGTTTCGTCGGACAGGAAGCAGGCGCCGCCATCGGCCCCACCGCTCTGTCGATCCCGTTCTTCCTGCCCACGCTCGTCGACGGGTTGGCGAAAGCAACAGCTACCGCGAACGGATGA
- a CDS encoding sensor histidine kinase: MTSGPALRTSSLRRRLVVSTLIAVLLVLGGAVAATDILVGAQLTSSATSRLAGNADAAQSALDSGADPAAVVSAAQGDGVTARLTTSDGRVYGDRDLTAAPAPPPVPAPPERTSAPSAPAAPPEPPTPGQPDRQVQSRVLSDGSILTVAVDTASISAVRTQLRTVLIAVFAAASALVALLVVLVVRQALGPLNRMTDLARRIAGGNRGDRLNPDRTDTELGRTAAAFDAMLDALEGAEKSERAAFARNRRFFDDAAHELRTPIAGVRAAAETLVRTGSDGSAESREQLQVLVVRESRRASRLIDDLLALARIDEGIEIERVPVDLTAMVDADAARLRVASPGRRVETSGTASANLQADPLRVAQILSNLTNNADAYSPPGAVVSVTVSETDGKVLVSVRDEGIGVPREDRDRIFERMVRLDTARTTGHGGSGLGLPIARELARAHGGDVICRGNEPDPGCTFVLQLPL; the protein is encoded by the coding sequence GTGACGAGTGGCCCGGCCCTGCGAACATCTTCGCTGCGGCGACGCCTCGTCGTCTCGACGCTCATCGCTGTTCTGCTCGTTCTCGGCGGGGCTGTCGCCGCGACCGACATCCTGGTCGGTGCTCAGCTGACTTCCTCTGCCACTTCGCGTTTGGCGGGCAACGCGGATGCAGCACAGTCAGCGCTGGATTCAGGCGCAGATCCTGCTGCCGTGGTCAGCGCGGCTCAGGGCGATGGCGTCACCGCGAGGCTCACGACATCCGACGGCCGGGTGTACGGGGATCGCGATCTCACCGCGGCACCTGCCCCGCCGCCTGTTCCGGCTCCACCGGAGCGCACGTCGGCTCCGTCTGCGCCTGCGGCGCCACCCGAACCACCGACGCCGGGTCAACCTGATCGGCAAGTGCAATCACGTGTGCTGTCGGATGGTTCGATCCTGACCGTTGCGGTGGACACCGCATCCATTTCGGCGGTGCGCACACAGCTACGCACGGTGTTGATCGCTGTCTTCGCGGCAGCGTCCGCCCTGGTTGCTCTGCTCGTCGTTCTCGTCGTCCGGCAAGCACTCGGACCGCTGAACCGCATGACCGACCTTGCTCGACGAATTGCCGGCGGCAATCGCGGCGACCGATTGAATCCGGACCGCACCGATACCGAGCTTGGAAGGACCGCAGCAGCTTTCGACGCAATGTTGGACGCCCTCGAAGGCGCCGAGAAGAGCGAGCGGGCCGCATTCGCCCGCAATCGCCGATTCTTCGACGACGCAGCTCACGAGCTCCGAACTCCTATCGCGGGTGTGCGCGCCGCAGCGGAAACTCTGGTGCGCACCGGTAGCGACGGTTCGGCAGAATCGCGCGAGCAGTTGCAAGTTCTGGTGGTCCGAGAGTCGAGGCGCGCATCCCGATTGATCGACGATTTGTTGGCACTCGCACGGATCGACGAGGGTATCGAGATCGAGCGAGTACCCGTCGATCTCACAGCCATGGTCGACGCCGATGCCGCCCGATTGCGCGTTGCGTCTCCCGGCCGACGCGTCGAGACATCCGGCACGGCATCGGCGAACCTCCAGGCCGATCCGCTACGTGTCGCTCAGATCCTGTCCAATCTCACCAACAACGCCGACGCCTACTCCCCTCCCGGCGCCGTGGTCTCGGTGACGGTGTCCGAAACGGACGGCAAGGTCCTCGTCAGCGTCCGGGACGAGGGAATCGGAGTGCCCCGGGAGGATCGCGATCGAATCTTCGAACGCATGGTCCGGCTCGATACCGCACGGACAACCGGCCACGGCGGATCCGGACTCGGACTACCGATCGCCCGCGAACTCGCACGAGCCCACGGCGGCGATGTGATCTGCCGTGGCAACGAGCCTGATCCCGGCTGCACGTTCGTACTGCAACTTCCGCTGTGA
- a CDS encoding response regulator transcription factor, which produces MNARPRAGAARVLVVEDSSSIGTAVAAALEHVGHIALHVVDGRDLETTLTQFAPDLVVLDLMLPGRDGIELLAVVKSSSDAGVLLLTARDGVADRVNGLQAGADDYLVKPFDMQELIARAAAVLRRLGRTPSTIRSGDILVDSESGAATRNGQDLQLTSTEWRLLIYLAQQRGRTVSKTQILTQVWGYDNYDPNVVEVHVSALRKKLENHGPRVIDTVRGIGYVLQS; this is translated from the coding sequence GTGAATGCACGTCCGCGCGCCGGTGCCGCGCGAGTACTGGTCGTCGAGGACAGCTCCAGCATCGGCACAGCAGTCGCCGCAGCGCTCGAGCACGTCGGCCATATCGCGTTGCACGTCGTCGACGGCCGGGATCTGGAAACGACGCTGACGCAGTTCGCACCGGATCTCGTCGTACTCGACCTCATGCTGCCAGGACGTGACGGAATCGAGTTGCTCGCCGTCGTCAAATCCAGTTCCGATGCCGGGGTCCTACTGTTGACTGCCCGCGACGGCGTCGCCGACCGCGTGAACGGGCTTCAGGCAGGAGCCGACGACTATCTGGTGAAACCGTTCGACATGCAAGAGCTCATCGCGCGCGCCGCAGCAGTTCTGCGCAGGCTCGGGCGAACACCGAGCACGATCCGCAGCGGCGACATTCTCGTCGACTCGGAATCGGGCGCCGCGACGCGTAACGGGCAGGACCTGCAGTTGACCTCGACGGAATGGCGGCTTCTGATCTATCTCGCACAGCAACGCGGTCGCACGGTGAGCAAGACTCAAATCCTCACGCAGGTATGGGGATACGACAATTACGATCCCAACGTCGTCGAGGTACACGTCAGCGCGTTGCGCAAGAAGCTCGAAAACCACGGTCCGCGGGTCATCGACACCGTACGGGGTATCGGATACGTGCTTCAGTCGTGA